The nucleotide sequence ACTCCCGCTGCTGAACCCCGTGGTGGTTCTTGTGGCGGTTCTGTCGACCATCGGAGGGTTCAGCCTGTTCATTGAGCCGTTTGTGATGACGGGCGGAGGACCTGCCGAGAGCACTCTCTCGGTCGTTCTCTACCTATACAAGCAGGCCTTCCAGTTTCTGCGCATGGGCTATGCCGCCACAATCGGGTTTGCCCTTGCTGTAATGATCTTCGTGGTGACTCTGATCCAGCGGAAGCTGATCGAGACGGAACAGCTCTACTGAATAAGGCGGGGAGGCGTGAAGAGTGGGGAAGGCAGCCAAGAAGGTCCTGATGTACGCGGCCCTAACCGTCGCCGCCTTGTCGTTCATCTATCCGTTCCTGTGGATGGCATCGGCTTCGCTCAAACCCGAGAACGAGATAGGGAGTTTGAACCTGCTATCCAGGAGTTTCTCTCTTCGCGGGTACCAGGCGGTGTTCAAGCAGATACCCATCGCACGGGCTCTATTGAATTCGGTATTCGTATCGGTCGTGAGCACCACGTCCATCCTTGTGTTCAGCTCGATGGTGGGCTACGCCCTATCCAGGCTCAGGTTCATCGGGCGTGATGTGGTCTTCAACATGGTATTGGTCACCATGATGATCCCGGGCCAGCTCACCCTGATTCCGCTTTACGTGCTCATCGTCCGTCTTGGATGGGCGGACACCTACAAGGCGCTAATTGTTCCCGCAATGATGAGCAACATGGGGATACTGGTGTTCCGACAGTTCTTCAGGTCGCTCCCACAGGATCTGGTTGACGCAGCGCGCATTGATGGCTGTTCCGACCTGCGTATCCTGTTTCAGATCTTCTGGCCCATATCGAAACCCACCATCATCACGGTTGGGCTCATCTCGTTCATCGGATCGTGGAATGAGGTTCTATGGCCTCTCATGGTTATCCGCAAGTGGAACATGATGACTATGCCCCAGATGGTGACGTTGTTCCATGTGGGAGGGCTTTCCGGTGCGCAGGTTGCAGCGGAGATGGCTGCCGCGATGATGCTGGCGCTGCCTGTGGTGCTTGCGTACCTGTTCTTCCAGAGGTACTTCATCGAGAGCCTCGCGCTTTCCGGGATCAAGGGGTGACGCGAACGAAAGTGACCGCTGCCCTCGGCAATAGACGGCCCGGCAGGAGGGCATCATGGGCCGAGGATGCCCCAGGCGATGGAACACGGCTGAGTGCACGGCGATAACGAGAACGGAGGGATGAATATGACTCGCAGGTTGCTTACGGTGGCGGTGTGCATGGCAATTCTCGCGGGTGTGACATGCGGGGCCATTGGGGCCAAGGAACCGGTGAACCTGATCTTCTGGCCGTCGTCGAATCCCCAGGAGATCGAATTCGCCAAGATTGTGGTGAGGCAGTGGAACGAGGCCCATCCTGATGTCCAGGTGAAGATGGAGCCTCTCCCGGCATCGAGGTCCACTGAGGAGGTGCTCCTCGCTGCGATTGCGGCTGGAACTACTCCCGATGTGTGCGCCAACATCTATCCAGGCGCAATATCGCAATACATCGCGGGCAAGGGCCTGTATGCCCATGACACCCTTCCAGGCTTCTACGACTTCATGTACGCGCGCACGCCCAAGGATGTTGTTGACGCGTTCACTTACAGCGACGGCCACGTGTACCAGATCCCGTGGAAGGGAAACCCGATTATGGTGGCCTACAACGTGAAACTTCTCCGCGAGAACGGCATCGATCCCAAATCCCTCGCTGCCTACAGTGGTCTACTGGCAGCGGCCGAGAAGTTCGTGAAGGATCTGAACGGCGATGGCCGTCCTGATCAATGGCTCTACTCGCCAACCACCGATGTGACATGGTGGCAGCGACTGTTCGATTTCTACACCCTATACATAGCTGCCAGCGGTGGAAAGACGCTGCTTCGGGACGGCAAGGTGGATTTCGAGAACGATGCAGCGGCCTCAGTGTTCGAACTGCTCCAGACCCTTTTCAAGAAGGGCCTCGCGCCCAAGGGAACCCAGATCGGCGACCCGTTCCTCGGCGGCAAGATCGCGATGGTCATCACCGGACCGTGGTCAGTGCCGTACTACGATCAGAACGCCCCCAAGGGATTCGAGTACGATTTTGTCCCCATTCCCGTGCCAGATGGTCACAAAGGTCCAGTGATAACCTATGGCGATCCGAAAAACATCGGGATCTTCTCCAGATCGAAGCATCCCCTGGAGTCGTGGGAGTTTGTGAAGTTCATCATGTCGAAAGACAACGACCTTCTATGGCTTGAGACGACGTCACAGCCTCCATACCGTAAGGACCTGACAACAGATCCGATGTTCGCGGGCTACTTCAAGAAGAACCCAATGATGAAGAGGTTCGTGGAGCAGGGCGTGTACACTCGGGGCGTGGATGACAGCAAGTATCTCATAGAGATCTTCGACGCCGTATCCAAGCAGTATGATCTCACCTGTGTGCAGGGCCGGAAAACGGCGAAGCAAGGTGTGAAGGATGCCGCGCGGATGGTGCGTGACATACTGGCCGGGTGGTAAGGGCGATGAGCAGGAATCTCGCGTTCAAGGCGGCTCTTGCGTTCACTGCTGCTGTTGCCATTCTTGGGGCTGGAGTGCTGGTGAGTGTGGAAGCTGCCGGTCCGGTCCAGATCGACTTCTGGTGTTCATCGAACCCGCAGGAGATAGAGTTCGCGAAGGAAGTCGTGAGCAGGTGGAATAGCTCGAACCGGGATATCAAGGTGAAGCTATCCCCGCTTCCGGCGAGCAGGTCCACTGAGGAAGTGCTCCTTGCGTCGATCGCGGCGCGCTCAACGCCTGATGTTGTGGCGAATGTGTATCCAGGCGTGGTAAGCCAGTTCGTGGCCGCGGGCGGCCTCTACAGGGTGGACAGCTTCTCCGACTTCATGCAGTTCATGCAGAAGAGGCTTCCTTCGGGGATTCTTGAGCAGTACAGGTCGGCCGATGGCCACTACTACCAGATACCGTGGAAATCCAACCCGATCATGCTGGCTTACAACGTGAACATGCTGAAGGAGGCCGGTGTTGCGCCAGCGTCTCTTCGCACATACACTGGGTTTCTCTCTGCAGCGGGCAAGCTCACTCGGGATCTGAATGCGGACGGCAGGATCGATCGGTGGATGATCTACTTGAACATCGAGCCCATATGGTGGCAGAGGTTCTTCGACTTCTGCACTCTCTACGTGGCCGCGAGCGGCGGGGGCACTCTGATTGACGGGGGGCGCGCAGCTTTCGCCAATGAGCGCGGCGTGGCCGTGATGCAGTTCTTATCGGACCTATTCAGGCAGGGGTATGCTCCGAGGTCTACGTTCCCCGGGGACGTATTCCTCCAGGCGAAGGTCGCGACGTTCATCACAGGGCCGTGGACCATTCCATACTACGAATCCATGAAGCCCAAGGGGTTCGAGTATGATTTCGTCCCGATCCCGGCGCCTGACAACTGCAGTGGCAAGGACATGTGGACCTATGGCGATCCCAAGAATATCGGGATCTTCACCACCAGCAAACACCCGGCAGAGGCCTGGGAATTCGTGAAGTTCATGTTGAGCGTAGAGAATGATGCGCTGTTCATGGAGATGACGAGCCAGATCCCGTTCAGAAAAGGATTGGATTCGATCCAAGCCTTCTCGGCTACTATCAAGAAACAGCCGCTCCTGGCCAAGTTCATTCAGCAGAGCGCATTCACCCGCGGCGCCGACAACGTGGCGCGTCTCGTGGAAGTGTACGATGCCATAGCGCAGGAATACCAGTACTGCGCGGTGCTCGGGCAGGAGCGAGCGAGGGAGGCGATCGAGACCGCGGCCGACAGGGTCAACGAGATACTGAGCGGTGACTAACCACTGGGCAGTAGGAGGCCTTGGGAGTTGAGAAGACCAATGAGCGCTGTGACAGAACCGTGCATAGCCAGGGCGCCCATAGCCGCGTCGCCGAGGGGGGCGATGAGGGTGGTGACGATGGCGACGACGAGGGCGGTCACAAGGGCGGTCACGAGGGCGGCGCTGGGACTGGCGTTGGGACTGGCGCTTTTGCTGGTGGTTGGCCTTGTGCTGCCTGGAGCGGCGGCTGTCGCCACGGCGGAAACCGGAGCTGGCGCGAATCCTGATCCCGCGCTGAGCGTGGCTGAGCATGTTCGCGATGAGGCTATTCCCGACGCTGGCATCGCGGTGAACAAGATGATCAGCCTCGCCCACCTCGACTATCTTCGCGACGAGATCAAGCTGACTGATGGCAGGGTCATTCCCATCTGGTGGGTGTACTGCGAGCCCACAGCGAGCGGCGACAGAAACTCGAAGTACAAATACGTCGAGGCAGCAAGCGAGGGTGTGAGCTGCGTAGATGACGTGGCTCGCGCTGCTTTGGCTTACCTTGCCGACTATGAGCGGACTGGAATCGCTCATGACCTCGACATGGCGCGGGATGCCTTCAAGTTCATCGAGTACATGCGCACACCGGAAGGGCACTTCTACAACTTCATCCTTGAGAGCGGCGCCAGAAACCTTAAGGGCGCTACTAGCGAGAAAGGCGTCAACTGGTGGACGGCGCGGGCAATGTGGGCGCTGGCGCGGGGCATTCGAGTGTTCTCTGCAGCGGATCCAGGCTATGCGGCTCACCTTGAGGAACTCATCGGGCCGTCTCTTTCGGCAGTCCGCCAGCTCCTTACGGGCAACGAGTTGTCGATGTACGGGCAGCATAAGACCCTCCACGGCGCCAGGATCCCCGCCTGGTTTGTAGGCGATGGGTCTGATGCGTCGTCGGTAGTGGTGATGGCCCTGTGCGAGCTCTACCAGGCCAGGCCAACCCCGGAGATCGCTGAGATGGTGCAGATGTTCGCAGACGGCATCGCGGAGTATCAGGCTGGATCGCCGGATGAACCGCCATTTGGTGCACATCTTCCGTGGGGAGGGTCGATTTCCTACTGGCACGGCTGGGGCAGCAATCAGATGCGTGCGCTGGCCATGGCCGGCCAGGTGTTCGGCAATAGAGCCTGGATCGAATCGGCCGAGCGTGAGGCCAACTGGCTCGTAACCCACATGCAGGCATCTCTCGGAGTGTTCGCCCATTTGGGTCCTACGCCCCTCGAATACGTGCAGCTTGCGTATGGGTGCCAGGCAATCACAACAGGTCTGCTCGAGCTGTATCGTGCGACCGGGAAAAACGTCTATGCGGTGTTGGCCGGGGTATCGGCTTCCTGGCTCAACGGGAACAATGTCGCCAATTATCCCATGTATGACCCGTCAACAGGCCGCGGTTGGGATGGCATCGATCCGCCTGGGGCTGAGCGGGGAATAGGGGTGAGCTTCAACTCGGGAGCGGAGTCGACGATCGAGGCGGCAACTACCTTGATCGAGCTTGCCCGTGTGCCGCTTGCATGGGAATACGCAGGTTTGCGCACTCGAGCCAGGCATCCATTTCGAGTAGTTGAGGCCGAGTCGTTCGATAAGGCGGCAACGGGAAAACCGAGGAAGATGTGGGCAAGCTGGACTGGAGAAGGCATCCCCAGCGGCGAGTTCTACGTTTCAGCACGTTCCGGCGACAGCTTCAAGCTCACGTTCTCAATCCCAGAGGATGACGTGTTCATCCCCTACGTGACATACGAACGCCAGCCGGCCTTGGCTGGGCAGGTTGGGATGTCGTTCTCGCTGGACGGAGCGGAGCCGATTGTCTGCGACATGGGAGGCTCGCCGGATTCCAAATACTTCGTGATGGAGAAGCTCTCTTCACCAGTCACCCTTGCCGCAGGCAAGCATACGATCACGGTCAAGTTCACTGGCGCAAGCAGAACGGCGTCCGCATCGATTGACGCCATCATCCTTCAGCCAACAGTGGAATGGAGGCAGATGAGCGGTTCGGGCTCGCGGAATCTGCTCATCGCACGCAGTTTCCGTGAAGAAGCATCAGCTAGAGATATTGATGTCGACATAAGGTCGAGCTCTCCTGGTCCGGAGATCAGCTTCCTCGTGAGAAGGTACAACTCCAATGGGGAACTCGCGGGGGAGGAGCGGATCGCGCGTCAAGTTCCTCCGGGATCGGAAAGCCTGAAGCTAGGCGTCCCGGTGGAGCCGTACGGATACACCCTGGCAGAGTGGCGCTAGTGGGCGCCATCACATCATCGCAAGGAGGAATAGCGTAGATGAGTACCAGAGCAAAGCTTACCATGATAGTGTTGCTGACTGTGTGCATGCTCGCCCTGGTGAGCATGGGCGCCTCGGCGGCGACCAAGACCGCGACGGTCAATGTGAAGTGCACGACTGGAAAGCCAGTGCCTGTGTCGCTCACTATGGACGAAGTCCGGAATGTAATCGGCGTCGACTTCGCGGCCAACTGGGACTCCCTGAAGGTAGTGGATGAAAGCGGCGAACCTGTGCCTTTTCAGCTTGATGATGTGGACCTATCCGGGTCGGTTTCTCGCAGGGATGAGATCGCATTCCTGGCGACTGGGCCGGTGAAGATCACAGTATCGGATGGCGCCGCCGATAAGGCTTCGTTCCCTGCGGCCTTCGGAACCAAGACCGACGATGATGGAAACACCATCATCTTCAGCTTCGATGGAACTATCGAGGCAAAGATAGGCAAGTACGGCACTGTTGACATCAACAGGTACAAGGGCGAGGAGCACAAGTACGCGAAGGACCTTGGGATGATACGCTATGCCGGGTTCCCCTACAGCACGTATTGGTTCGACAAGAACCTGGACCGCCATGAAGAGAAGACCACTTTCGAGGAGCCGGTGCGCATAGTGAAGGCAGCGGTTCTGGCTTCTGGGCCGGCTCGCATCACAGCCGTGGCGCAGACGGCCTCCGACCTGTTCCCCGGACTGAGGCAGAATCTGACTGTGTCGATCTACAAGACTGGGGAGATCCGCGTTGCCAACAGCATCGTAACCGCTGGATACTCCGATCTCTCGAAGCTCTTCACCATGTGCGGCGGAGTCATGGCTGATGTGGAAGATGCTCAGCACATCCTGCCCGTGTTCCGCTGGATCGATTGGGCGGAGGAGCTGAACATGTCTCCTGAGGAGTATTGGGGGCAGCTGGGCATGATCGCGAAGGTGGACGGTGCGCCTTACATAGCCTTTGCCGATTCCCGCGGCCCGAAGCCTGCCTGGTGGGGTGCTTCGTATCTCTTCTGCAGCGCAGAGAGATGGCGCACCAACTACTCGCCCAAGCTCGGCGTGGGGCTCGCTGAGGCCCTGATGGAGCTGCCTGAGGTTCCGACGGACCTTGCCGACAAGATCAGAGCAGAGGGATGGCACCTAGAGGGCGAGTGGCGGACTGGATACTTCCGTTGGGTGCCCACGGAGATGGTGGACGTTCGTCAGAAGAACGGGATCGCGGTGAACATCACCCCCGACATGGCCGAGGGAGACTGGCCACTGCACGCGATCCCAGGATACAGCATGGAGCATCTCAACTACTATCTGCTGTATGAAGCGACCGACCGGGCCGCCGCAATCAGATACCTTGAGGCCAGATACCAGGAGCTTGGAAGTGTGGCGGTACAGTAGAAATGTGCTCAACCTGTTTGAGCAGCGGAATGAACGGGGGCGCGGCGCGAGTCGCGCCCCTCTCGCGAACACGGGGCCGGCAGTTGGGGAGCAGCCATAGGCGTGGCAGGCGCCGTGCGGTTTTCACGGCAGTTGCTGCGGCAGTTGCTGCGGCAGTTTCCGCGGCAGTGTGTGTTCTGGTGGCGCTAGCAGCACTAAGCTTGCTGCCGACAGCGCTAGCTCGCGCCCAGGAGTATACAGAGCCTTACTATGAGTATGTTGGCGACACATACGCCGTCGGCATTTCGCTTGATCCAGTGTTCATTGACTATCTGGGAGTTGACCTGGACCGAACCGGCGAGTCGCATGAACTCCTCGCCTACGTTGGAAAGCCCTCCACTCTCTGGTTGGGCGTCGGGGGATGGGGAACACATCAGCCTACTAAGCCGATGAAGGTCGAGCTTGTACAGGAGGATGGCCGCACCGTTCTAACCATGCACGGAATACGGTTCGCTGGATTTTTGCCAACCACCATGGGGCAGGTTGCGCCTGTGGAGGCTGACTGGGAATTCACATTCTACAACGATTGTTTCGATATGAGCCTCACATGGCGGATGCTGCAGGATGTGTATGGTCTTCAGGAGGCCGGATGGGCTCTGAACATTGACCTTCCTTGGTATGGGGATTCCCAGGAGAATAGGAGGATCAGTGGGGATGTGCAGGGTTTTCCACGCTGGATAGCGTGGTATGGCTCCAAGATCGGGATCGCTGCGGCGTTCCGAGACGGCTCAAGTCGCTGCCAGGCGAATCGGTGGTACGGGAACCTCAAGTCGAGCTATGTAATAGTGCATACTTGGTGGAAACCGGGCGGACATGGGGTGGAATGGGGAGAATACCCCGCCGGCACGTGGCGCGTCAGGTTCTTCCGCGGTGCAGCTGACATCGACGCAGCCTCGCGGCTGGACGAGGAACTCAACCACTGATCGCTTCGACCATCACGGCGGAACGAGGAGGCATAAGCGGATGAGGTTCATCACGGGAGTCAACTACTGGCCAGCCGCACACGGGGTGCAGATGTGGCCTGAGTTCGATGCTGCGGAGATCACACGAGACATGCACGCCATCCGTTCCATGGGAATGGGAGCGGTTCGGGTTTTCCTCAGGTGGGCCGACTTCCAGCCCGCGTCCGATCGGGTGGAAATGGTAGTGGTGGAACGGTTCGACCAGGTGTTGACCGCAGCGCGTGATGCCGGGGTGGGGCTCATTCCTACGTTCTTCTGCGGGCACATGAGCGGTGAGAACTGGGATGCGCCATGGCGGGCAGGCAGAGATCCTTACTCCGATCCGGGGATGCTCCGCGCCCAGACGAGCCTCGTCGGGCTGTTTGCAGAGAGATACCGTGACGAGGAGACCATCATCTGCTGGGATCTCGCAAATGAGCAGGATATCTTCGTCCGCCCCAGGGATCACCATTCCGGTTGGAGATGGGTGCACATTCTAGCATCCGAAATCCGTAAGCATGACAGGAGCCATCCGATCACGGCGGGGATTCACATTTCGAGCCTATGGGAGGACTGCGGCTTCCGGCCTGAGGACCTCGCGGAGTCCCTGGACTTCCTGTGCATGCACGCCTATCCCTCCTACTCAGAAGCGTGTCCGGAACGGCTGGACGGGGTGAGGAGCACCTACTTCGTCCCATTCTGCGCAGCGCTTACTCGTGCCCTTGGGGGCGGCGCGGACGTCCTCCTTGAGGAGTTCGGCGCCACTTCTCAGATGAACGCGGATGACGTTATTGAGCGGTACTACTGCACGACCCTTCACTCACTCCTCGCCGAAGGCGCGATGGGGGCGATGGGATGGTGCTACTCCGATTTCCGCGTGGGGGAGCGGAGGCCTTACGATACCACCCCATACGAAGTGGGATTCGGAATTGTAGACTGCCAACGCAGGCCCAAAGGAGCGGGGCGGGCCATGGCCAGGTTCAACCGGACTATCCATGAGTACGGATGCGATGCTCGCTGCATTTCCGGGCAGCCATACAAGCCCAGAGTGCGGCGTTGCGCGATCGCCGTCCCGCGGCGATACTACGATAACTACGATGCCGATATCACCCCCTCGAGGAATTTCACAGCGCTGTTCAACTCATACGTGCTCGCGAGGCGCGCAGGCCTCGATCCCGACATGATCACTCTGGATGCTGACCTGGCGCCATATCGCCTGCTTTTCCTGCCGTCGGTCTCGCGGCGCGGTTCGGTGAACAATAGCGACTGGAACCGGCTGACGCGGTACGTTGATGCCGGCGGCGCCCTCTACATGTCCTACGACGGAGTTGCTCTTGAGGGGATGGGAGAGCTGTTCGGAATGGAGGTCCGGTACGCTGTCAACGAAGGGCCGGGCGCCCGCGTTGAGATGGCTCGCTGCGGTGGCAGCAGTGGCAGTGGCAGTGGCAACGGGAGTGGCGGCGGCGATGGCAGCAGAAGTGGAAGTGGCGATGGCGGATGCTGTGGTGCGCTTGCGGTGGCAAGCTTTACGGGACGACGGATGGTCGTCTGCCCGACCGCAGGGAGCGGGCTATGGAAGGGGAGCGATGACGCCTCCCGGGTTGTGGCAGCCAAGCACGGCGCGGGGGCCACAGTGTTCTGCGATTTCCCGTTGGAGCTGAGTGTCGCGCATGTCTCCGGCGTCTATGAATTCGCTGCATTCCAGGAGGTATACAGGGCGGCGGCCCGCCATGCGGGGTACTTGGAACCGGCCTCGACCGATTGCTCCGATGTGTCGGCCACAATTCTCGATGGCGGGGGCGAGGGCGAGCGGACGGGAAGGATACTCGTCCTGGTCAACTACGCCCCCAACCCATTGCAGGCAAGGCTGACATGCCCTGAGGCACGAGCCCTTGCCGACCGCGAGAGTGGTGAGGAGATGCTGCCAGGCCCTGACGGATTGTTTCATATGGATATGGATGCCAACGGCGGGCGCGTGATGGAGATTGTGTATGCTAACGCAATAGTTGACCACTAGTGCGCACCGTGGGCGTCGAAGAGCTGACCACCCCAAGAATCCAACCCTGTATGCTGATGGATTGGGAAGCTCATCGGCAACAGGAGGAAAGGAATTGCCCAAAATGGTCACTGTTGATGCTCTAAGGAGGCGAAGGCCTGCGGTTGCTTGCGCTGCGGGGCAAGGAGACTCCGGGGGCCCGAGATATGCGGGGTTGATGCCCGAAGACAGCCCTCTTGCACGGGGGCTGTAGCCGGCAGCCGCATATGAGGCTCCCCGGCTGCGCCGGAGCTGGCTGATGTGGCGCGACCGAGTCATGGGGCGATAACGTCGACGAAACCAGCGCTGAGACGAGCTCAATGTCGATGGAATCGACATGGAGACGCCCGCGATGTCGATGAAACCAGCATTGAGGGCTTCCGAACGCGCGCCTCGGCGGGATCCGCGACGAGGGGCTTTTGCGGCAAGACGTATGGCATAATGTGCCACAGGCCAGTCCGTGCTAGACGCGTTTTGGCGGACGGGCCTGGCGCGCCATGAAGTCCGCGTGAACCTCGACTGCTGGAGCCGGACTGTCAATGTCGACGAAATGGACACTGACCCCGCGGTCAATGTCCATTTGAGTCGCATTGAGCGCGCGACACTGCCGGTTTGATCGACATTGAGCGCCTGCGAGACCTCTAACTCGAGCCACTGATTGTAGCGATTAGTATCTCATGGCGGTCAGCTTCTCGATTGTCGTTCACACAGATCGAGTGAGGGCAGCAAGCGAAGCCCTCAGTGCTTCCCGACTCTGCCCGACTGCTTTGTCCCAGAGTTTATGGCCGCTCCTAAGCGTGATTCGAAGCTTCTGTTCACTCTGAGATGCAACTGGCGTTGCTCGCACCATGCGGGGCCTTGGCACGGCGGGAGTATACGAGTATGCCTTTGTCGAGGACTTCTGTCTTGATCCAGCCCGAGGTGCGCTGAAGGTCGGCTGGCGTTAGCGGATGCGGCTCTATCCGGGAGTCCAGGCGCTCCCGAAACACGGCGCCAAAAAGGATTTGCCGATCATCCCATGGGTTCTGTCCGAAGGCTGGGGATACAATTGCTAAGTCGATGTCACTGTCGGCCCCGGCGGCGCCCATTGCATACGACCCAAATAGTATCACTCGGTCAACAGGAATCATCGCGCTCACCGCCCGAACGAATGAGCTGATGGAGTCGGCTATTGCAGGCGCAGGCTGAGCCATGACAAGACCTCCTTCGTCGTGCAATACAGCTCTTGGAACTTCTCCGGCGGATTTGCCAACAGGACGGCGTTGCGGTCCGTAGGGCGCCGTCCTTCGATCTGGAACACCGAGAGATTCGCGAGGAATGCTGTCTGATCGTTGCTCAGGTCGTCGAGTATGCCGTCCTCCAGTACTCCGCCTCGCCATTCACTCCCGCAATCGCCTCCAGACTCGCAACTGGTGCGGATGAATCTTCAGCGGCCAATCCGCGCGTCGGTTATGCACTTACATAGTATCATGCAGTTGCTGTGTTTCCAACACGTCGATCATGGGCGCCACTTGACGATTCCATGTGGCTGCCTCAGCCATTCTGCGCATCGATGAGAGCAGAAGCCCATCGAGCGGTTTCACTACCGTGATCGTGCCAGACGAAATGAGTAGTTCATCTCCCCACTGGAACAGGCTGAAGTTGGGCTGAGGTGCGATGGGTCTACGCTTCGCCCACGCACGAGTTTGTTTACGTCTTGTGGTTATTATCGACCTGCGTGGAAACTGCAGAAGTCCACCGGGTACAGCAGCTTCGCGTGGACCAAGGGAATATTCCAATGCGATGCAGGAACTTGTGGATGCACACAGAATAAGCACTTAAATGGGATCGCACATGTGGGCCTAGGGAAAGCGGGATCAGCAACGATTTCTGTATAAACTTTGTTTATGTATTAAAGTATGTGACCGTTCACAGGCGGTGTTGGCGGGGTGTGTTCAGGTGCGCAAGACGAGAATCACGAAGGATGACGGACGCTACTTGGTCTACTACACTTTCGACTGTGCGCCGTCCCATGTTGATTTGGAGGGTCCTTCGGCTCTTGCTGCGGCTTCCGTAGGGAGCGAAGGCGAAAAGAGCGCGAGCGGACGCGAAGGTCGAGGTCAGACCCTGCGGCGGGGCGAGAACAAGGGGGGTGAGGGGCAATGTCGGAGTTGAGATGGAACCCGATTCTCGAGGAATGGGTCGTGACCGCGACTCACAGGCAGGATAGGACATACAGGCCTCCTGAGGGTTTCTGCCCGCTTTGCCCCACACACGATGCTGAGTCTCCAACCGAGGTGCCCTTGCCTGGCTATGAGATCGTCGTGTTCGAGAACAAGTTTCCGTCATTCCGGCGCGCCCCAGGCCAACCTGCGGTTCAGGGAACGGATCTGCAGCCGGTGGCGCCCCCTGTGGGAGTGTGCGAGGTGGTTCTGTACACCGATGATCATCATGCCACGTTCGCTGACCTTCCGGTGGAGCGCATTACGAACCTAGTGGACGTCTGGACCGACAGGTATGAGGAGTTGGGAGCGCTTGAGTGCGTGGACTACGTACTCATATTCGAGAATAAGGGCGATGCTGTGGGGGTGACTCTGAGCCATCCACACGGGCAGATATACGGGTTTCCGTTTGTTCCTCCCCGTGCTGCGAAGGAGCTGGAGTCTGCGGAAAGGCACTTGGCCGATACGGGTCGCTGCCTGTTCTGCGATCTTCTGAGCGATGAGTTGACCGACGGTCGACGGATGGTTGCAGAGAACGCGCACTTTGCGGCATTTATCCCGTTCTTTGCAAGATACCCATACGAGGTGCATGTCATGCCCAAGCAGCACAGGACGTGCCTGCCGGAGCTTGACGCAAGTGAGCGGCGGGGGTTCGCCGAGATCCTTAAGGCAGTAACCTCAGGGTACGATTCGCTCTTCGGTTTCTCGCTCCCGTACATTATGGTTATTCACCAGGCCCCGACAGACAGAGGGGAGCATAGCTCCTCAGGGACCGAGTGCGACTCAGACGGCGTGTGCGTGACCGGTTCGCACTATGGCCACTATCACATGCATGTGGAATTCTACCCACCGCATCGTACGGCAAACAAGGTCAAGTATCTTGCAGGGTGCGAATCCGGCGCAGGCACGTTCATCAACGACACCCTTCCCGAGGAGAAAGCGGTGGAATTGCGAGAGGCGGTCGCACGGGCAGCAGCCCAGGCACGGTCGGGATCGGGTGGGGGTGGGATCAATGGCCATAGAGCATGATCAGGCCATTGCCCAATTCGACATGGCCTTCTCCAAACTGACGGTGGAGGGCGCCGATGTGTGTGCACCGATCAGGGTTGCCACGGCGCCCGGAAGAGTGAACCTCATCGGGGAGCACACTGATTACTCTGAGGGGCTGGTCCTGCCGGTCGCCATCGACCGCAACATC is from Clostridia bacterium and encodes:
- the galT gene encoding galactose-1-phosphate uridylyltransferase, which gives rise to MSELRWNPILEEWVVTATHRQDRTYRPPEGFCPLCPTHDAESPTEVPLPGYEIVVFENKFPSFRRAPGQPAVQGTDLQPVAPPVGVCEVVLYTDDHHATFADLPVERITNLVDVWTDRYEELGALECVDYVLIFENKGDAVGVTLSHPHGQIYGFPFVPPRAAKELESAERHLADTGRCLFCDLLSDELTDGRRMVAENAHFAAFIPFFARYPYEVHVMPKQHRTCLPELDASERRGFAEILKAVTSGYDSLFGFSLPYIMVIHQAPTDRGEHSSSGTECDSDGVCVTGSHYGHYHMHVEFYPPHRTANKVKYLAGCESGAGTFINDTLPEEKAVELREAVARAAAQARSGSGGGGINGHRA